The window CAGAACCAGGTGAAGCGTCGCAGGCGGCGCTCGCCAGCCAGCCCTGCCTCGGCCGGTAGCGGCATGCCGCACTGGCGACATTCGCTTTGATTGGCGGGGTTGGCGTGTTGGCAATACAGGCAGGTGGGTTGCGCGCTCATTCGAAATGTTCCAGGCGCAGGCGGTCGAGAATGGCGATCTGGCGACCGTCCTGGGTGATGATTTTTTCATCGATCAGCCGGCGGATGATCCGCGAGAAGGTTTCTGGCTGGATCGACAGGTGTCCGGCGATCAGTTGCTTGGCCATGGGCAGCTCGAACTGGCTGTCCACGGTTTGCAAGCGTACCAGTTGTGTCAGCAGGTAGCGCACCACGCGGTGGGTGGCGTTTTTCAGCGACAGGGTTTCAATCTCGTTGACCCGTTGGTGCAGGCGCACACAGAGCTTGCCGAGCAGGGCGAAGGTCAACCGGCTGTTACTTTGCAAAAGACGCATGTACGTGGCATTGGACAGGCGATACAGCTGGGTTGGCCCAACGGCCTCTGCGCAAGCGACGTAGTTCGGCGTGTCCATCAGCATCATGGCTTCAGCGAAGGTCTGGCGCTCGCCGATCACCTCGAAGACTTTTTCCTGGCCGTCCGGCGTCAACCGGTAGATTTTCACCGCGCCGGAGATCACGAAGTAAAACGCCTGCGCCGGTTCGCCCTGGCGGAACAGCGGTTCGCCCCTGTCGACATTCAGCAATTGGCTGGTACTCATCAGTTCGTCGAGCTGTTCTTCGTTCAACGGTTCGAACAGGTGATGACTGCGCAGAATCTGGTGATGAACACGGTGAAGCACCATGGCATGAGTCCTTGTATGGCAGGGAAATGAATCGGATTCAGACGAGGCTCAGGGACAGGCCGCTGGCCAGCCCCACGACGCAAGAGAGCAGGACGAACCAGGCGAGCGGCAGCGCGACGTATTTCATGGGTAACCCCGGCAAAAAAAAGTCTGTGCCCTGCCAGAGCAAGAGACGGGCCATGCCCGCAACCGTTGATTTGCGGGGCCGTACGGTGAGATGGGTATAAATGACCCTGTACTGCTAGGGTGATAATCACCATGACAGGGTTATATTTACCCGGTTGATGGCCATTTGTGGGAGCGAGCCTGCTCACGATGGCGGCTTGACAGTCAGCGGAGATATCGAGCTGACCGGCCTCATCGCCAGCAGGCTCGCCCCTTCAGGGGATAAACAGACGGTTTATTGAGTGGGGCGGTGCACCCTCGAACAGTTTCGGCAAGCCCCTTGCAAGTACCTGGGTGAGGCAGGCTGGCTTGATCTGAGACAAGGCCCGCCGGTGCCGATAGCTGATCATTCGAACCCTGATTGTTGACCCCTCACCGCTGGCCCGTCCCGCGCTGAGGTAAAGGAGTGGTGTATGCAAGTGCTTGACCGTCGCAAGGCCATGGCCATCCTGCCGTTGTGGCGGCTGGCGTTTCGGCCGTTCTTCCTGGCCGGGTGTGTGCTTGCATTGTTGGCCATACCGTTGTGGCTGGCGGCGTTTACTGGAAGGCTGTCGGCCTGGCAACCGGCCGGCGGCTGGTTGGCCTGGCACCGTCATGAACTGCTGTTCGGCTTCGGCCTGGCAATCATCGCCGGGTTCTTGTTGACGGCGGTGCAGACCTGGACAGGTACTCCGGGGCTCAGTGGCAAACGTCTGACGGCGCTGGCGCTGTTATGGCTGGGCGCGCGACTGGCCTGGCTGGCAGATGCGCCCTGGCCATTGCTGACGGTGCTGGAGCTGGGTTTCGCCCTGGCGGTTGCGGCGTTGATGGGCATTACGTTGTGGCGCGTACGGCAGAAGCGCAATTACCCGATTGTGCTGGTCTTGCTGCTGTTGGCCGCCGCTGATGGGTTATCCGTGTACGGTCTGGTGCAACATGACGAGGGCTTGCAGCGCCAAAGCGTGCTCACGGGCCTGTGGCTGGTAGCGGCGATGATGGGCCTGATCGGCGGGCGGGTGATTCCTTTCTTTACCCAGCGCGGTCTGGGCCGGGTAGAGGGCGTTGCCCCCTGGCAGTGGCTCGATCGTCTGTTACTGGCGGGGTCGGCACTGGTGGCGCTGCTGTATGCCTTCGGCCCGGCGCTGTCGACCAGCCTCTGGGTCGGCCTGTTGTTCGCCGCGCTGGCGGTGGGGCACGGGGTGCGACTGGTGCGTTGGCATGATCGGGATTTGTGGCGAGTGCCGCTGCTGTGGTCGCTGCACCTGGCCTACGCCTGGCTGGCGCTGGCTTGCCTGGGCATGGCGCTGTGGCATTTCGGCGTCGCGCTGAACCCGAGCCTGGCGGTGCACAGCTTGTCCATCGGCGCCATGGCCGGGTTGATCCTGGCGATGATCGCCCGCGTCAGCCTGGGCCATACCGGGCGAGCCTTGGAACCGCCGGCCGGCATGACCCTGGCGTTCGTCCTGCTGAACCTGGCATGCCTGAGCCGAGTGCTGCTGGTGCTGCTGTTCCCGTTGGCCGCGCTGTGGCTGGCGGGGCTGTGCTGGACCCTGGCATTTGGACTCTACGCCTGGCGTTATGGGCCGATGCTGTTGCAGGCCCGCGTGGATGGGCATCCAGGATGAGCCGAGGGGATCGATGATGTATGGGGTTTTGCTAGTCATTCATCTATTGGCGGCTATCGCTTTTATCGGCACGTTGTTTTTCGAGGTTTTTATCTGGCATGCCGCCCGCAGGCCTTTGGCCCAAGGCGTCAAGGACGCCGCCGACCCGGCTATCGCCAAGCGTTCGCGGCAGGTGTTGCACGGGGTGGTGCTGGTGCTTTACAGCGCCGGCATCGCGCTGGCCTGGCAGCATCGCGGTGCATTGAGCCAACCTTTGAGCAACAGCTTCGGCCTGTTGCTGAGCCTGAAGATCCTCCTGGCCTTGAGCATCATCGGCCATTATTTGTGGCTGGCGTACTGGCTCAAGAGCGGGCGGCTGACCCCGGACCGCGCCTGCTGGCTGCGTCGCAGTATCCTGGGACACATGGTGCTGATTGTGGTGTTGGCCAAGGCGATGTTCTATTGGCAGTTTTGAGCAGGAATGAGAGCCACAAACGGCTGTGGGAGCAAAGCTTGCTCGTGATGGCGCAATGTCAGTCGGTATCAATGTTGACTGATCCAGCGCTATCGCGAGCAAGCTTTGCTCCCACAGGGGTAATGGCAATGTTTGAGAGTCAGCGAACGGGTTTCATCGCATTGACGAACAACACATTGTTTTCCAGATGGATGTGCTGCATCAGGTCATCACGAAACTCCACCAGCCCGCGATACAGGGCGCGCCAGGTGTTGCAGGCATCGGAGGGCGGGGTGATCTGGTCGGTCAGGGCAAGCATGGTTTCCAGCGCTTCACCGTGCTGGTCGTGTTCGTAGCGCAGTACCTGGATGGGGGCCGAGGCCCGATCACCCAGGCCCTGTTGCAGCATTGGGAACAGCACCTGCTCCTCCTTGAGCATGTGGCCTTCGAGTTCCTGATACATGTCCTGCAAGTGATCGGCCAGGCCGACGGGGCAACTGGCCCGGGCGCCATGGACCATCTCGACGCGGCGGGCCAGACGGATCAATTCCGGCAGCTGTTCGCGGTGACGGGCGTGGTAGCGTTCCAGGATGTGGGCGATCAACAGCGCCTGGGGTTCGTCGCGCCAGTCATGGCCCAGTTCCCCAGCGGCTTGCAGGGTGCGCAGGGCATCGGCGATCAGCAGTGGGTTCAGGCCCTTGCCCAGCGCTGCTTCGCGCAAGGATTTTTGCCCGCCACAACAGAAGTCGAGGTTGTAGTGATGGAAGGTACGGGTGGCACCGGGAATGTCGCAGGCCAATTGGCCGAGGCTTTGTTCCAGCAGATCGAGGCTCATCATGTTTCCTTGGGTTGAATCCCGGGAGGGACAGATGAGCGAACTTTGCAGCCGACGTGCCAGAATTAACTGTCTGAAAATTAACGGATAAATATTTACCAGGGTGATTCTCACCCTGGCTGCAAGGGGTCAAACGAACCCTGGAGGGTAATCACTACCATGCTGCGTGAAAGCCTGGCCGCCGACCTGATCGTCGAGTTGCCCAATGCCGTTCGATTGCAACGCCTGGTACAGACCCTGCGCGAATACTTCAACAGTGGCGCCGTAGGCTTGTTGCGCCTGGACGATGACAGCCTCAGGCCCGTCGCCACTGTAGGCCTGGTGCATGAAGCGCTCGGCCGTCGGTTCGTGATCGCCCAGCATCCGCGTCTGGCGGCGATCATGGCGTCGCGCGAACCTACCTGGTTCGAGCCCGACAGCCGCTTGCCCGACCCTTATGACGGCTTGCTCGATAACCACGTCGGCGAGCCGCTGCCGGTGCACGACTGCATGGGCGTGAGCCTGTACGTGGAAGGGCGGCTCTGGGGCGCGATCACCCTGGATGCCTTGCACGCCGGCACCTTCGACAGCCGCGCAAGGGAAGAACTCAAACGGTGCACCTTGCAGATCGAAGCGGCGGTGCGGGTGACCCGGCTCGAGCAGGAAAACCGCAGCCTGCGCGCCTCGCGCAGTGATCTGCCGGATGTCCGTCGGCCGGCCGAGGAGGGCGAGATCCTTGGGCGCAGCGAGGTGCTGGATCAACTGCTCAACGAGCTGGACGTATTGGCCGACTCCGAACTGCCGGTGCTGTTGCTGGGAGAAACCGGTGTCGGCAAGGAGTTGTTTGCGCGTCGTTTGCATCGCTTGTCCCGGCGCAGTCACAAGCCGCTGGTGCAGGTCAATTGCGCAGCCTTGCCCGAGTCCCTGGCCGAAAGCGAACTGTTCGGCCACGTCAAAGGGGCATTCTCCGGCGCTACGACTGACCGCGCGGGGCGTTTCGACGCGGCCAATGGCGGCACGCTGTTTCTCGACGAGGTGGGTGAATTGCCGTTGAGTGTGCAGGCCAAGTTGCTGCGCACCCTGCAAAACGGCGAGATCCAGCGCCTGGGTGCTGACAAGCCGCTGCACGTCGATGTGCGGATCATCGCCGCCACCAACCGCCACCTGCCGGACAGCATTCGCGATGGGCTATTTCGCGCCGACCTGTATCACCGGCTCTCGGTCTACCCGGTGCCGATCCCGCCGTTGCGCGAACGCGGTAGCGATGTGCTGATGCTAGCCGGGCATTTCCTCGAGTTGAACCGCACGCGCCTGGGCTTGCGCGGCTTGCGCCTGTCACCGGCCGCTGAACAGGCGCTGTTGGCGTACTCCTGGCCGGGCAATGTGCGGGAGCTGGAGCACGTGATCAGTCGCGCGGCGTTGAAGCAACTCAGCCGCGGGGCCAGTCGCAGCCTGATCATGACCCTGGAGCCGCAGGTGCTGGACCTGGACGTCAGTGCCAGCGGATCCACGACCCACGCGACACTTGAACAGTCTCCAGAGGTCGCCGATGTACCGTTCCAGCCGCTGAATGAAGCTGTCGACACTTGCCAGCGCCAGGCGATCCTCAAGGCCCTGGAGCATTGCGGGCAGAACTGGGCCGGTGCGGCGCGGCTGCTGGAGGTCGACCCGAGCAACCTGCATAAACTGGCGCGGCGGTTGGGGCTCAAGTAGCCGGCGACCTATTAGACCGAGTCGTCTTCATCGCGAGCAGGCTCGCTCCCACAGGGAACTCCATAGGCCCAATGTGGGAGCGAGCCTGCTCGCGATGGCATCGGCACGTTCAACACAAGATCCGCCATTGACAACGATCAAGGCCTGCCCTCGCGACAGAACCCACACTGGAGCAAATCCATCGTGGAGATCATCGTCATGCCCCTTTCCCTGGCCAAAATGCGTCGTCAGTACACCCTGGACGGGTTGGATGAAGCCCAGGCACCGGACGATCCGATGGTTCTGTTCGGGTTATGGATGCAACAAGCCCGCGACACCGAAAGCCCGCCGGTGGAAGCCAACAGCATGACCCTGGCGACCGTGGACGAGCAGGGCCGGCCGCACTGTCGGGTGCTGCTGCTCAAGGGGTTCAGCGATGAAGGTTTCACATTTTTCGGCAACTACGACAGTGGCAAGGGACGGGACCTGGCGATCAATCCGTGGGCGGCCATGACGTTTTTCTGGCCGGGGCTGGAACGGCAAGTGCGGGTTGAAGGGCAGGTCCACAAGCTCGATTCCGGGCTATCGGATGCCTATTTCATTTCCCGCCCCCTGGCCAGTCGTCTTGGTGCCTGGGCCTCGCCGCAAAGCCGTGAGCTGGAGGATCGGGCCGCCCTTGAGGCGTTGCTGACGCAGACCGAACGGCGGTTTATCAATCAGCCAGTGCCGCGTCCCGAACACTGGGGCGGCTACTGCCTGAGGCCTGAACGGCTGGAGTTCTGGCAAGGCCGCGCCGACCGTCTGCACGATCGCCTCGACTACCGCCTGCAAGAAGGCGCCTGGCAGCGTAGCCGACTGGCACCGTAAACGCCGAGGGAGGTACCTCTATCGGGGAATAGGCCCGGCCCCGATTGCGGTTCAGGCTGGGCCATCTTTTTTTTAAAGGACGGCTGACCATGGCCCATCTGACGCAACGCCACTTTCAACCGCTGAATATTGCGGTGCTGACCATCAGCGATACCCGTAGCTTCGAAACCGATACCTCCGGGCAAACCCTCGCCGATCTGCTGCAAACCGCCGGGCATGTGCTGATCGACCGTGGGCTGGTGAAGGACGATATCTACCAGATCCGCGCCCAGGTCTCGCAGTGGATCGCCGCCCCTGAAGTGCAAGTGGTGCTGATGACCGGCGGCACCGGTTTTACCCCCCGCGATAACACCCCCCAGGCGGTGCTGCCGCTGCTGGACAAGCAGGTGGACGGGTTCGGCGAACTGTTCCGGCAGGTGTCACTGGCAGAGATCGGCATGTCCAGCCTGCAATCAAGGGCATTGGCGGGTATGAGCAACGGCGTATTGGTGTGCTGCCTGCCGGGTTCGCCGGGCGCGTGTCGCACCGGTTGGGAACAGATCCTGGTCGGTCAACTGGACGGCCGCACCGGCCCGTGCAACTTCACTCCCCACCTCAAGCCGCAGCCCGGCGTTGTCGTTGAGCCTTGCGGGACGCGCTCATGAGCAGCGGCGCGTGTGGCAGCGTCTGTGAGAGCGGCGCGCTGATGCCGGTGGATGAAGCCATCCGCTACCTGCTGGATCAGGCACCGCTGCCGCCTCCGGTGCAACGGGTGGCGCTGGACCAGGCCCTGGGCCGGGTGCTGGCGACAGACATCCGCAGCCCCATGAACTTGCCTGCGTGGGACAACAGCGCCATGGACGGTTATGCCCTGCGGGCCGCTGACCTGCCAGCCGCCGGAGGTTATCTGACCCTGGCCGGGCGCATTGCCGCCGGACAGGCATCCAATAATCCGCTGCAGCCCGGGCAGGCCGTACGGATTTTCACGGGCGCGCCGCTGCCGCCGGGGGCAGACACCGTGGTGCCCCAGGAAAGCTGTCGGGTAGCAGGTGAGCGGGTCTGGTTGCCACCGGTCAATGACGGCGACCATGTGCGCAAGGAAGGCGAGGAAGTGCGCCGAGGAGACCTGTTGCTTCGTGCCGGCAAGCGCTTGCGGGCCCAGGAGCTGGGGTTGCTGGCCGGTGCCGGGATTGCGCGAATGGAGGTCTATCGGCCGTTGCAGGTCGGTCTGCTCAGCAGCGGCGATGAACTGCGCGAACCGGGCGAAGCATTGGCGCCGGGGCAGATCTACAACAGCAATCGCCATAGCCTCGCGGCACTGCTGCGCGGCTGGGGCATGGAGGTGCATGACTACGGCGCCATGCCCGACAAGCTGCTCGCCAGTCGCCAGGCCTTGAGCCTGGCGGCGGCCGAGTGTGATGTGCTGCTGACCTCCGGCGGCGTTTCGGTGGGCGAGGAGGATCACCTCAAACAAGCCATCGAAGCGCTGGGCAGCGTTGACCTGTGGCGCCTGGCAATCCAGCCGGGCAAACCGCTGGCCTTTGGCGAAGTCGCCGGCAAACCCTGGATCGGTTTGCCAGGTAACCCATCGGCGGCGCTGATTACCGCATTGATTGTCGTGCGCCCGTTCCTGTTCCGGGCCCAAGGCATGGACGAAGTATTGCCTATCTCATTGCAGTTGCCGGCCGGGTTTGACTGGCCAAAGCCCAACCGGCGGCGGCAGTACCTGCGGGCGAAACTGGTCCCCGGTGCCGATGGTTCGCTGTGTGTCGAGCTGCATCCCCAGCAAAGTTCGGCCATGTTGGCTGCCGCATGCTGGGCCGACGGTCTGGCCGTGGTCGAGTGCCAGGCGCACGTGCGCATGCTCGACAAGGTGATGTACTTGCCGTTCGCGAGCCTGATGCATTAACGGCAATTGATTGTCGTCAAGGTCGCCGCCGATGAGCTGACTAGACTGGCGGCGCTCCGAGTTTTCTCATGAGGATGCCCCATGCAACTGGTTTGCCCGGCAGGGAATCTGCCTGCCCTCAAAGCGGCGGTGCGCCAAGGCGCCGATGCCGTCTATGTCGGCTTTCGCGATGACACCAACGCCCGGCATTTCGCCGGGCTGAACATGGACGACAAACAGTTCGACGCGGCGGTCGCGCACATCCGCCAGCACCAACGCAAACTCTATGTGGCGGTCAACACCTACCCACAACCCAAGGGCTGGGAGCGTTGGCAGCGCGCGGTGGATCGCGCCGCCGATCTGGGCGTCGACGCCCTGATCGCCGCCGACCCCGGGGTGCTCGGCTACGCCAGCCAGCGCCACCCACAACTGGCCCTGCATCTTTCGGTACAAGGTTCGGCGACCCATGCCGCGGCGCTGGCTTTTTACGCCGAGCGCTACGGCATTCGGCGTGCGGTGCTGCCACGGGTGCTGTCCCTGGCCCAGGTGCGGCAGGTAGCAGCAGCGAGCCCAGTGCCGATCGAAGTCTTCGGTTTCGGCAGCCTGTGCATCATGGCCGAGGGCCGTTGTCACTTGTCCTCTTACATCACCGGTGAGTCGCCGAACCTGTGCGGCGTGTGCTCACCGGCCAAGGCAGTGCGCTGGAGCGAAGACGCCGACGGCCTGAGCGCACGCTTGAGCGAGGTGCTGATCGATCGCTACACCCCTGACGAGCCGGCCGGTTACCCGACCCTGTGCAAGGGCCGCTTCCTGGTCGGCGGCAAGCGCTTCCATGCCCTGGAAGAACCCACCAGCCTCGACACCCTGGACCTGCTGCCGGAGCTGGCGGCCATCGGCGTCGAGGCAGTGAAGATCGAGGGCCGCCAGCGCAGCCCGGCCTACGTTGAACAAGTGACCCGGGTCTGGCGCGCCGCACTGGATGCCCACCGGGCTGCGCCGCAACGATTCCGGGTGCGGGAAGAATGGCGCCAGGTGTTGGCCGGTTTGTCGGAAGGCAGCCAGACCACCCTGGGCGCTTACCATCGATCATGGCAATGAGGGAGGCCAGATGAAACTCAGCCTGGGACCGGTCCTGTTTTACTGGGACAAAGCGCAACTGGGGAATTTCTACGCCGAGATGTCGGCCTTGCCGCTGGATGTGATTTACCTGGGGGAAACCGTGTGCTCAAAGCGCCGGGCATTCTCCCTGGATCAATGGCTGGGCCTGGGGCGCGAACTGCAAGCGTGCAGCCAGGCACAGATTGTGTTGTCGAGCCTGACGCTGATCGAAGCGGCCTCGGAGCTGTCGTCCTTGCGTCGGCTGTGTGACAACGGCCAATTGTTGGTGGAAGCCAATGACATGGGCGCGGTGCAGTTTCTCGCTGAACGCAAGTTGCCTTTCGTGGGTGGCCCGGCGTTGAACCTGTACAACGGCCATGCCCTGGGGCAATTGCTCGACAGCGGCATGATTCGCTGGGTACCACCTGTGGAATGCTCGGCGGCGCTGATCGGCGATGTGCTGGAGCAGGTGCGGGAAATGGAACGCGAGGTCCCCGAGGTGGAGATTTTTGCCTACGGCCACTTGCCCCTGGCTTATTCGGCACGCTGCTTCACCGCCCGGGCCGAAAACCGGCCCAAGGACGACTGTCAGTTCTGTTGCATCAACTATCCCGACGGCCTGGCGTTGAGCAGTCAGGAGGGCCAGCAACTGTTCACCCTCAATGGCATTCAGACGATGTCCGGTGAGGTGACCAATCTGTTGGCCGATTACCCCGCGCTGATGGCCAGTGGCGCCGACGTGCTGCGTCTGAGCCCGCGCGCCCAGGGCATGGCCGAGGTGGTCAGGTCCTTCGACAACGTTCGCCAGGGCGAGGCACCACCGCTGTTTGTGGCCGGTTGCAACGGCTATTGGCACGGTCATGCCGGTATGTTGAAAGTTGAGGAGGCGGGCCTGTGCTGAGTCGAAAAAAATGGTTGCTCAAAGGCGCTGACCGGGTGCTGCCGCTGGTGGGCAAGGTGCCGTTTGTCGTACAGCGCCTGGCGTTGCAGCAGGCGCTCAACCGTTGCCTGGCCGAGCCGCTGCGCGATGGCGGGTTCGAGGTGTTGCGCGGGCGTTGGCTATGCCTGCGGGTGCCGGACCTGAAGTTGTGCTGGTACCTGACGCTGTCGCGGGATGGACTGCGCATTGCCGAACAAGCCGAAGCCCAGGTCAGCATCAGCGGCAACTGGCGTGAATTTCTCTTGCTCGCCAGTCGGCAGGAAGATCCCGACACGTTGTTCTTCCGGCGACGCCTGGTGATTGAGGGCGACACCGAATTGGGGCTGGCGCTGAAGAACCTGATCGACAGCCTCGACCCGGAGGTCTTGCCGCCCTGGTTATGGCGCAATCTGGAACGGGCGGGCAAGGGATTGGCGGCGGCCTGATGAAAGCTCCAGGCTCACTGCCCCTGGTGTACTCCTGTTCCGGTTGTTCCAACGTGGCGCAACTGGCCAACACCGTCGCCCTGCGCCTGGACCGCGCCGGCCTGGCCGAGATGTCCTGCATCGTCGGGGTCGGCGGGCATGTGCCGGCACTGGTCAACAAAGCGCGCTCGGGGCGGCGGATCATCGCGCTGGACGGTTGTCCGTTGCAGTGCGTCCAGGCGTGTTTGCAGCAGCATGATCTGGAAGCGGATGTGCATGTGATTTTGAGCCAGTTGGGCTGGCGCAAGCGTTTCGGCGTCGATTGCACGCAAGAGGAGGGGGACGCGTTGTTTGAGCGGTTGATACCGATGATCGTTGAAAATGACACAGCAGATAGTGAGTCTGGCTGAGCCTGTGGCGAGGGGATTTATCCCCGCTGGACTGCGAAGCAGTCCCAATGCGCTGTGTCAGACAGTTTGAATAGGGGCCGCTTCGCGCCCCAGCGGGGATAAATCCCCTCGCCACAAGGGAATTGGGGCTGCGCGGGTTATTGCTGGTAAGCGTCCAGCTCATCTTCGGCCAGGATGCGAATGTTGCGCCGCTCCATGGCAATCAGGCCACCGTCTACCAGGCGATGGAGAATGCGCGAAAAAGTCTCTGGCTGGATTCCCAGCTTGGAGGCCACCAGGCGTTTGGACACCTGTAGCACCACCTGGCCGTCGCGCGGGTCGCGTTCCTGAAGCAGAAAGTTGATGACCCGCCGGCTGGCGCTGGCCAGGGTCAGGTTGTCGATGTCCTTGAGGCGCTGGTGCAAATGGATACTCATGCTCGCCAGGATCGCCAGGCAGACCTTCGGCTGGTCTTCCAGGGCCTTGCGGTAATGAGTGCCTTCGATACTCACCAGTACGCTGTCCTTGAGCGCCGACGCACTGACCGGGTAGCACCGGGCCTGGCTGAACAGCAGAGCCTCGGCGAAGGTCTGTCCGGGCTGGATGATTTCCACCAGGTTTTCCTGGCCTTCACCGGTGACCCGGAACAGCTTGATCTGACCGCTGACCAGCAGGAAAAACCGCTTGGCCGGGTCGCCCTGGTGCATGAGCGTGCTGTTGCACTCCAGGCGTTTGAGCACGGCCAGGTTGCACACGTCTTCGAAGACCCGCTCCGGTAACTGGCTGAACAGGTGATGACGACGCAACAGTAAAACGATGGAAGGATGAGTCAGCATGGCGTACCTCCGCGTGCCGTCATGGTAGAACCCCACGCGCCCCCGGCCTATGCCTCCGCAGGCCTACCTCGGAAGAGGGAGGTGCGTCCCCGCTCAAACACAAACCCTGTGGGAGCGAGCCTGCTCGCGATAGCGGAGGGTCAGCTTGCAGGGATGTTGAATGTGCCGCCGTCATCGCGAGCAGGCTCGCTCCCACAGTTTTTTCGAGTCGTGCGCAGGCGCTGTATTCGCCTGAAACACCCTGTGGAAGCAAAGCTTGCTCGCGATAGCGGAGGGTCGGCTTGCAGGGATGTTGAATGTGCCGCCGTCATCGCGAGCAAGCTTTGCTCCCACAGGAGGTGTGGTTTGCCGGGCTAGCCCACTCCGCGCAGATGCTCCATGGCCCACACGGCGGCTTCGACCCGTGAGCGCAACCCCAGTTTGTGCAGCAGGTTC is drawn from Pseudomonas rhizophila and contains these coding sequences:
- a CDS encoding protein DnrP, producing MSAQPTCLYCQHANPANQSECRQCGMPLPAEAGLAGERRLRRFTWFCVGLTIFCVVMFFWLPRDIA
- a CDS encoding Crp/Fnr family transcriptional regulator, encoding MVLHRVHHQILRSHHLFEPLNEEQLDELMSTSQLLNVDRGEPLFRQGEPAQAFYFVISGAVKIYRLTPDGQEKVFEVIGERQTFAEAMMLMDTPNYVACAEAVGPTQLYRLSNATYMRLLQSNSRLTFALLGKLCVRLHQRVNEIETLSLKNATHRVVRYLLTQLVRLQTVDSQFELPMAKQLIAGHLSIQPETFSRIIRRLIDEKIITQDGRQIAILDRLRLEHFE
- a CDS encoding NnrS family protein; amino-acid sequence: MQVLDRRKAMAILPLWRLAFRPFFLAGCVLALLAIPLWLAAFTGRLSAWQPAGGWLAWHRHELLFGFGLAIIAGFLLTAVQTWTGTPGLSGKRLTALALLWLGARLAWLADAPWPLLTVLELGFALAVAALMGITLWRVRQKRNYPIVLVLLLLAAADGLSVYGLVQHDEGLQRQSVLTGLWLVAAMMGLIGGRVIPFFTQRGLGRVEGVAPWQWLDRLLLAGSALVALLYAFGPALSTSLWVGLLFAALAVGHGVRLVRWHDRDLWRVPLLWSLHLAYAWLALACLGMALWHFGVALNPSLAVHSLSIGAMAGLILAMIARVSLGHTGRALEPPAGMTLAFVLLNLACLSRVLLVLLFPLAALWLAGLCWTLAFGLYAWRYGPMLLQARVDGHPG
- the ytfE gene encoding iron-sulfur cluster repair protein YtfE translates to MSLDLLEQSLGQLACDIPGATRTFHHYNLDFCCGGQKSLREAALGKGLNPLLIADALRTLQAAGELGHDWRDEPQALLIAHILERYHARHREQLPELIRLARRVEMVHGARASCPVGLADHLQDMYQELEGHMLKEEQVLFPMLQQGLGDRASAPIQVLRYEHDQHGEALETMLALTDQITPPSDACNTWRALYRGLVEFRDDLMQHIHLENNVLFVNAMKPVR
- the norR gene encoding nitric oxide reductase transcriptional regulator NorR is translated as MLRESLAADLIVELPNAVRLQRLVQTLREYFNSGAVGLLRLDDDSLRPVATVGLVHEALGRRFVIAQHPRLAAIMASREPTWFEPDSRLPDPYDGLLDNHVGEPLPVHDCMGVSLYVEGRLWGAITLDALHAGTFDSRAREELKRCTLQIEAAVRVTRLEQENRSLRASRSDLPDVRRPAEEGEILGRSEVLDQLLNELDVLADSELPVLLLGETGVGKELFARRLHRLSRRSHKPLVQVNCAALPESLAESELFGHVKGAFSGATTDRAGRFDAANGGTLFLDEVGELPLSVQAKLLRTLQNGEIQRLGADKPLHVDVRIIAATNRHLPDSIRDGLFRADLYHRLSVYPVPIPPLRERGSDVLMLAGHFLELNRTRLGLRGLRLSPAAEQALLAYSWPGNVRELEHVISRAALKQLSRGASRSLIMTLEPQVLDLDVSASGSTTHATLEQSPEVADVPFQPLNEAVDTCQRQAILKALEHCGQNWAGAARLLEVDPSNLHKLARRLGLK
- the pdxH gene encoding pyridoxamine 5'-phosphate oxidase — its product is MPLSLAKMRRQYTLDGLDEAQAPDDPMVLFGLWMQQARDTESPPVEANSMTLATVDEQGRPHCRVLLLKGFSDEGFTFFGNYDSGKGRDLAINPWAAMTFFWPGLERQVRVEGQVHKLDSGLSDAYFISRPLASRLGAWASPQSRELEDRAALEALLTQTERRFINQPVPRPEHWGGYCLRPERLEFWQGRADRLHDRLDYRLQEGAWQRSRLAP
- the moaB gene encoding molybdenum cofactor biosynthesis protein B — encoded protein: MAHLTQRHFQPLNIAVLTISDTRSFETDTSGQTLADLLQTAGHVLIDRGLVKDDIYQIRAQVSQWIAAPEVQVVLMTGGTGFTPRDNTPQAVLPLLDKQVDGFGELFRQVSLAEIGMSSLQSRALAGMSNGVLVCCLPGSPGACRTGWEQILVGQLDGRTGPCNFTPHLKPQPGVVVEPCGTRS
- the glp gene encoding gephyrin-like molybdotransferase Glp; translation: MSSGACGSVCESGALMPVDEAIRYLLDQAPLPPPVQRVALDQALGRVLATDIRSPMNLPAWDNSAMDGYALRAADLPAAGGYLTLAGRIAAGQASNNPLQPGQAVRIFTGAPLPPGADTVVPQESCRVAGERVWLPPVNDGDHVRKEGEEVRRGDLLLRAGKRLRAQELGLLAGAGIARMEVYRPLQVGLLSSGDELREPGEALAPGQIYNSNRHSLAALLRGWGMEVHDYGAMPDKLLASRQALSLAAAECDVLLTSGGVSVGEEDHLKQAIEALGSVDLWRLAIQPGKPLAFGEVAGKPWIGLPGNPSAALITALIVVRPFLFRAQGMDEVLPISLQLPAGFDWPKPNRRRQYLRAKLVPGADGSLCVELHPQQSSAMLAAACWADGLAVVECQAHVRMLDKVMYLPFASLMH
- the ubiU gene encoding ubiquinone anaerobic biosynthesis protein UbiU, with translation MQLVCPAGNLPALKAAVRQGADAVYVGFRDDTNARHFAGLNMDDKQFDAAVAHIRQHQRKLYVAVNTYPQPKGWERWQRAVDRAADLGVDALIAADPGVLGYASQRHPQLALHLSVQGSATHAAALAFYAERYGIRRAVLPRVLSLAQVRQVAAASPVPIEVFGFGSLCIMAEGRCHLSSYITGESPNLCGVCSPAKAVRWSEDADGLSARLSEVLIDRYTPDEPAGYPTLCKGRFLVGGKRFHALEEPTSLDTLDLLPELAAIGVEAVKIEGRQRSPAYVEQVTRVWRAALDAHRAAPQRFRVREEWRQVLAGLSEGSQTTLGAYHRSWQ
- a CDS encoding U32 family peptidase; translated protein: MKLSLGPVLFYWDKAQLGNFYAEMSALPLDVIYLGETVCSKRRAFSLDQWLGLGRELQACSQAQIVLSSLTLIEAASELSSLRRLCDNGQLLVEANDMGAVQFLAERKLPFVGGPALNLYNGHALGQLLDSGMIRWVPPVECSAALIGDVLEQVREMEREVPEVEIFAYGHLPLAYSARCFTARAENRPKDDCQFCCINYPDGLALSSQEGQQLFTLNGIQTMSGEVTNLLADYPALMASGADVLRLSPRAQGMAEVVRSFDNVRQGEAPPLFVAGCNGYWHGHAGMLKVEEAGLC